The Eublepharis macularius isolate TG4126 chromosome 11, MPM_Emac_v1.0, whole genome shotgun sequence genome includes a region encoding these proteins:
- the PTF1A gene encoding pancreas transcription factor 1 subunit alpha: protein MEAVLLEHFPAGLDAFPPAAYFDDEEFFTDHSSRDPLEGDELLEADEVDFLAPPFHDCCRAAPGLGGPPQGASLCCPAAAAAGGFSPSFSPPSSPSSFAYECCGRAASPGGGGGGAGLKALGAVRRRRRVRSEAELQQLRQAANVRERRRMQSINDAFEGLRSHIPTLPYEKRLSKVDTLRLAIGYINFLSELVRSDLPLRGGGGSQSPCQPKKVIICHRGTRSPSPSDPDYGLPPLAGHSLSWTDEKQLKEQNIIRTAKVWTPEDPRKLNKQPSLNNIENEPPFDFVS, encoded by the exons ATGGAGGCGGTGCTGCTGGAGCATTTCCCCGCCGGCTTGGACGCCTTCCCGCCGGCGGCCTACTTCGACGACGAGGAGTTCTTCACCGACCATTCCTCCCGCGACCCCCTGGAGGGCGACGAGCTGCTGGAGGCCGACGAGGTGGACTTTCTGGCGCCGCCCTTCCACGACTGCTGCCGCGCGGCGCCCGGCCTGGGCGGCCCGCCCCAGGGCGCCTCTCTCTGctgcccggcggcggcggcggcgggcggcttCTCGCCCTCCTTCTCGCCGCCCTCGTCGCCGTCCAGCTTCGCCTACGAGTGCTGCGGCCGGGCGGCCTCgccggggggcggcggcggcggcgcgggcctGAAGGCGCTGGGCGcggtgcggcggcggcggcgggtgcGCTCCGAGGcggagctgcagcagctgcggcaggCGGCCAACGTGCGCGAGCGGCGGCGCATGCAGTCCATCAACGACGCCTTCGAGGGCCTGCGCTCGCACATCCCCACGCTGCCCTACGAGAAGCGCCTCTCCAAGGTGGACACGCTGCGTCTGGCCATCGGCTACATCAACTTCCTCAGCGAGCTGGTCCGCTCCGACCTGCCCCTGCGCGGGGGCGGCGGCAGCCAGAGCCCCTGCCAGCCCAAGAAGGTCATCATCTGCCACCGAGGCACCC GATCACCTTCTCCAAGCGACCCAGATTATGGACTTCCTCCTCTGGCAGGACATTCTCTATCCTGGACTGATGAAAAACAGCTCAAGGAACAAAATATTATAAGAACTGCTAAAGTGTGGACCCCAGAGGACCCCAGAAAGTTAAACAAACAACCTTCCCTCAACAACATAGAAAACGAGCCCCCATTTGACTTCGTCTCTTAA